The nucleotide window CTACTTCGTCGGCGGGCCCAGCGACATCGCCTACCCGAACGCCATGGACGACTGGGGCAAGCTGCCCGCCGGTCTGCCCGCCTTCATGGGCAACCTGAACGTCGGGCATGGCGGCACCTACGACCAGGCCAACGGCGGCGAGTTCGGCCGGGTGGCGACTCTCTACTTCAAGTGGCGCCTGAAGGGCGACACCACCGCCGGCCGCAACTTCGTCGGCGCGGACTGCGGTCTGTGCCGCAGCCAGTGGAGCGTCCAGCAGAAGAACCTGACGCTCGACGACGGCACGCCACCCACCACACCACCTCCCACCACCCCACCGCCCACCACGCCCCCGCCGACCGGCACCCCCGGCTGCACCGCTGTCTACTCCGTCCAGGACCAGTGGAACGGCGGATTCGTCGCCAACGTCAGCGTCACCGCGGGAACCACCGCGCTGACCGGCTGGCGGGTCACCCTCACACTGCCGAGCGGCGCGTCGGTCAGCTCGCTCTGGAACGGGGTCAGCAGCGGCACCAGCGGGACCATCACGGTCGCGAACCAGAGCTACAACGGGCGGCTGGCCGCGGGTCAGGCCACCAGCTTCGGCTTCCAGGGCACCGGCAGCGGCAGCGGAACCACCGCGAGTTGCAGCGGCAGCTGACGCCCCGGGCAGATCGAGTCGCGCGGCGGGTCGGTGCCCCGGCACCGGCCCGCCGAGGGTGCGCGACGGTCCGGCGGATAGGGAAGACTGGCGGGCATGGCTGATCTGAGCGATGCGAAGGCCGCTCTGCACGACTACCTCCGGGAAAACCGCGAAGACCTCATCTGGAAACTCGACGGGCTCAGCGAACGGGAGGCCAGGCTGCCCCGCACCGCGACCGGCAACAACCTGCTGGGCGCGCTCAAGCATTGCCTCAATGTCGAAGCCGGCTACTTCGGGCCCACGTTCGGTCGCGAGTTCCCGACGCCTGACGAGCTGGTCCCCATGGCGGCGTTCGACGAGGACCCGCAGGCAGACTGGTACGCCCGCGAGGACGAGACGAAGGACGGGCTGATCGACCTGTATCGCCGCGTCGGCGCGTTCGCCGACCAGACGATCGAGCAGCTGCCGCTCGACGCGCCGGGGCAGGTGCCGTGGTGGCAGCCAGGTCGGCGGGACGTGACGCTCCAGCGGATCATCATCCACGTGACCTGCGATCTCGCCCGGCACGCCGGGCACGCCGACATCATGCGCGAACAGCACGACGCGGCGATCGGCCTGCGGCGGGGCAACACCAACATCCCCGACGACTACGACTGGCCGGCGTATGTCAGCAAGCTGACCAAGCTGGCCGACCACTTCGATTGACCGGGAAAGCTGTCGGCGTGCGCGACGACCTCGACCAGATCGAAACGGCCTTCCTGGGCACGCCACTGGCCGGCCTGCCGATCGGGCACGGCCCGTCGGGCACCGTCCTCGTCACCGACGTCGACCCCGACCGTCTGCAGGAGGTCTGGCGGGCCGCCGAGGCGCTGGTGCCGGTCATCGGACGCCGGCCCGTCCTGGTCACCGACGACTTCGACGACGCGCTGACGATCCGGTCCGAGCCCGAGCAGGGTCCGTCGGCGTCGGAGCTGCGCGCGTTCGCCGAAGCGGCGGCATCCTCCGAACCCTGGCTGACCTACCGCCACTACAGCGAGGACCAACAGGTCGACGAGGACGAGATCGAGTTCTACGCTCGCGGCACCACGGGCGTCGACCTGACCGCCCTGGTGCCGGACATGGTGCTGCCGACGCCGCTCCCGGCGCTGGAGCGGGCGCTGTACGACAGGCTGCTCACCGACGCCGACCTGCACACCCAGGTGCTCGGCAACGTGCGGCTCGTGACGCAGACCGACTACTGGTACGAGCCGGACAGCGTCCTGCTCATGTTGCTGCCCACCAGCGACGTGCGCAGCTCGGCGTACTGGGTGGACTTCTACGGCGCCCTCACCGAGGAGGATCGGCAGAGGCTCGGCGAGGTGCTGGCGCAGTGGCGGCACCGGTGGGATGCCCGCCTGGTCGCGTCGTGGGGCACCATGCTGCAGTTTCAGGTGGGTCGGCGCCCGACGCCGGGTGACGAGGCGTGGGCCGCCGCCGGTCAGCTCAAGGCGCTCGCTCCGGACCTCGAACTGAGCCAGTGGGAGGTCGCCGTCGCCCTACCGGCCGGTGACGCGTGGTTCGTCCACAACCGACCCTGACCGACCGGCGACGCGGCCCTACCCGACTATTCCGGTTGCTCGACGACGGTACGAGAAACCTCCCGGATCAGATCGAGCGGTTCTTCGGTCCAGTGGGAGGCGAGGACGAGCTCCCGGGCCGGATCGACCCACAGGAGGTGTCGTCCGCCGTTGCCCCGGGCACTGCGGCCGGTCGCCGGGGCCCCGGGCCACGGCACCTGCTCATCGTTGAGCCACCACAGATAGCCGTACTCCCGTTTGACCGGGCACGGAGCCCAGGACTGGTCAACCCACTCGGCGCTCAGCAGCCGGGTCCCGGCATGGGTCCCCCGGTCCAGGAAGAGCTGCCCGATCAGGGCCAGGTCCCGGGCCGGGACGATCAGTCCCCCGCCCCAGTGCGCGCCGCCGGAGACCACCTCGGTCCGGCGGCCGTCGAGGTCGACGACGCTCGTCCGGTACCCGTGCCACGACCACCGGTCGGAGGCGCCCAGCGGGTCCATGACCCGCTCCCGCAACACGTCCGGCAGCGACCGGCGAAACAGCAGCGTCAGCGCGTACGCGAGCAGGTTCATCCGCACGTCGTTGTACGCCCACCCCTGCCCCGGGGGTGTGCCGTGCACCTCGGTCCCCTCGCGGAAGCTCTGCGCGTCGACGCTCGTCGGCTTGCCCCACAGCTCGCCGTCCCACTGGCTCGACTGCTGCAGCAGATGACGCCAGGTGATCTGCTCGTTGTGCGGCCCCTGGAACTCGGGAACGTCGACGACCTGGTGCACCGGTTGGTCCGGCACCAGCAGGCCGTCGTCGAAGGCCAGGCCGGCCACCACCGACACGACCGACTTGGTGACG belongs to Micromonospora ureilytica and includes:
- a CDS encoding serine hydrolase domain-containing protein, coding for MGHVSVDRQRLERVVQEFGARWTSDAADIETYLAAQASDTSHRDVVGPLLAASGASGVVRVAGREVAAWGDPDVPEMAFSVTKSVVSVVAGLAFDDGLLVPDQPVHQVVDVPEFQGPHNEQITWRHLLQQSSQWDGELWGKPTSVDAQSFREGTEVHGTPPGQGWAYNDVRMNLLAYALTLLFRRSLPDVLRERVMDPLGASDRWSWHGYRTSVVDLDGRRTEVVSGGAHWGGGLIVPARDLALIGQLFLDRGTHAGTRLLSAEWVDQSWAPCPVKREYGYLWWLNDEQVPWPGAPATGRSARGNGGRHLLWVDPARELVLASHWTEEPLDLIREVSRTVVEQPE
- a CDS encoding DinB family protein; protein product: MADLSDAKAALHDYLRENREDLIWKLDGLSEREARLPRTATGNNLLGALKHCLNVEAGYFGPTFGREFPTPDELVPMAAFDEDPQADWYAREDETKDGLIDLYRRVGAFADQTIEQLPLDAPGQVPWWQPGRRDVTLQRIIIHVTCDLARHAGHADIMREQHDAAIGLRRGNTNIPDDYDWPAYVSKLTKLADHFD
- a CDS encoding cellulose binding domain-containing protein is translated as MRRRSKIYAGLAAAIVPVTSVLMALGGTPASAAVGGSGPYPADYETSATLANHTIFRPQTLPAERLPIVVWGNGGCSANGLSQGNFLREIASHGFLAIANGAPNGSGSTTSQMLTQSIDWAVAENSRQGSKYYNKIDTSKVAVAGFSCGGLEAYAVSNDPRVTTTGIFSSGLLNDADDYQLRRLTKPIAYFVGGPSDIAYPNAMDDWGKLPAGLPAFMGNLNVGHGGTYDQANGGEFGRVATLYFKWRLKGDTTAGRNFVGADCGLCRSQWSVQQKNLTLDDGTPPTTPPPTTPPPTTPPPTGTPGCTAVYSVQDQWNGGFVANVSVTAGTTALTGWRVTLTLPSGASVSSLWNGVSSGTSGTITVANQSYNGRLAAGQATSFGFQGTGSGSGTTASCSGS
- a CDS encoding DUF4253 domain-containing protein; translated protein: MRDDLDQIETAFLGTPLAGLPIGHGPSGTVLVTDVDPDRLQEVWRAAEALVPVIGRRPVLVTDDFDDALTIRSEPEQGPSASELRAFAEAAASSEPWLTYRHYSEDQQVDEDEIEFYARGTTGVDLTALVPDMVLPTPLPALERALYDRLLTDADLHTQVLGNVRLVTQTDYWYEPDSVLLMLLPTSDVRSSAYWVDFYGALTEEDRQRLGEVLAQWRHRWDARLVASWGTMLQFQVGRRPTPGDEAWAAAGQLKALAPDLELSQWEVAVALPAGDAWFVHNRP